The Vidua chalybeata isolate OUT-0048 chromosome 6, bVidCha1 merged haplotype, whole genome shotgun sequence genome has a segment encoding these proteins:
- the SSRP1 gene encoding FACT complex subunit SSRP1 yields MADTLEFNEIYQEVKGSMNDGRLRLSRQGVIFKNSKTGKVDNIQASELAEGVWRRVALGHGLKLLTKNGHVYKYDGFRESEFDKLSDFFKAHYCLELAEKDLCVKGWNWGTVRFGGQLLSFDIGEQPVFEIPLSNVSQCTTGKNEVTLEFHQNDDAEVSLMEVRFYVPPTQEDGVDPVEAFAQNVLSKADVIQATGDAICIFRELQCLTPRGRYDIRIYPTFLHLHGKTFDYKIPYTTVLRLFLLPHKDQRQMFFVISLDPPIKQGQTRYHFLILLFSKDEDISLTLNMNEEEVEKRFEGRLTKNMSGSLYEMVSRVMKALVNRKITVPGNFQGHSGAQCITCSYKASSGLLYPLERGFIYVHKPPVHIRFDEISFVNFARGTTTTRSFDFEIETKQGTQYTFSSIEREEYGKLFDFVNAKKLNIKNRGLKEGMKQSYDEYADSDEDQHDAYLERMKEEGKIREENANDSSDGSGEETDSSFNPGEEDDDVAEEFDSNASASSSSGDGDSDRDDKKPAKKAKIVKDRKPRKKQPESKKGKDPNAPKRPMSAYMLWLNASREKIKSDHPGISITDLSKKAGELWKAMSKEKKEEWDRKAEDARRDYEKAMKEYSVGSKADSHRGEKLKKKKKKQEKQVKGKGDKKGATSKSSSSKSPAKGMSDSFKSKEFVSSDESSSAESKKEDSEDEGAASPPPSSEDSASGSD; encoded by the exons ATGGCCGATACGCTGGAGTTCAACGAGATCTACCAGGAGGTGAAGGGCTCCATG aaTGATGGGCGGCTGCGGCTGAGCCGGCAGGGCGTCATCTTCAAGAACAGCAAGACAGGGAAGGTGGACAACATCCAGGCCTCAGAGCTGGCTGAGGGCGTGTGGCGGCGCGTGGCGCTGGGGCACGGCCTCAAGCTGCTCACCAAGAACGGCCACGTCTACAAGTATGACGGGTTCCGGGAGTCG GAATTTGACAAGCTCTCAGATTTCTTCAAGGCCCACTATTGCCTGGAGCTCGCCGAGAAGGATCTGTGTGTGAAGGGCTGGAACTGGGGCACAGTGAGGTTTGGAG GGCAGCTGCTGTCCTTCGACATCGGGGAGCAGCCGGTGTTCGAGATCCCGCTCAGCAACGTGTCCCAGTGCACCACGGGCAAGAACGAGGTGACGCTGGAGTTCCACCAGAACGACGACGCCGAGGTCTCACTCATGGAGGTCCGGTTCTACGTGCCCCCCACCCAGGAGGACGGCGTGGACCCCGTGGAG GCCTTTGCCCAGAACGTGCTGTCCAAGGCGGATGTGATCCAGGCCACCGGAGATGCCATCTGCATCTTCCGGGAGCTGCAGTGCCTGACGCCGCGCGGGCGCTACGACATCCGCATCTACCCCACCTTCCTGCACCTGCACGGCAAGACCTTCGACTACAAGATCCCCTACACCACCGTGCTGCGCCTCTTCCTGCTCCCGCACAAGGACCAGCGCCAGATGTTCTTTGTG ATCAGCCTGGACCCCCCAATAAAGCAAGGCCAGACCCGCTACCACTTCCTGATCCTGCTCTTCTCCAAGGATGAGGACATCTCCCTGACCCTCAACATGAATGA ggaggaggtggagaagCGCTTTGAGGGGCGGCTCACCAAGAACATGTCAGGGTCACTCTACGAGATGGTCAGTCGGGTGATGAAGGCGCTGGTGAACCGCAAGATCACCGTACCTGGCAACTTCCAGgg ACACTCCGGAGCCCAGTGCATCACCTGCTCCTACAAGGCCAGCTCGGGGCTGCTGTACCCGCTGGAGAGGGGCTTCATCTATGTGCACAAGCCCCCCGTGCACATCCGCTTCGACGAGATCTCCTTCGTCAACTTCGCCCGCGGCACCACCACCACCCGCTCCTTCGACTTCGAGATCGAGACCAAGCAGGGCACCCAGTACACCTTCAGCAGCATCGAAAG GGAGGAGTATGGGAAGCTCTTTGACTTTGTCAATGCCAAGAAGCTGAACATCAAGAACCGGGGCCTGAAGGAG GGAATGAAGCAGAGCTATGATGAATATGCTGACTCTGACGAGGACCAGCACGATGCCTACTTGGAGAGGATGAAAGAGGAGGGCAAGATCCGGGAGGAGAATGCCAATGACAGCAGTGATGGCTCTGGGGAAGAGACAG ATTCATCCTTCAACCCTGGGGAAGAGGATGATGATGTAGCTGAAGA GTTCGACAGCAATGCCTCGGCCAGTTCCTCCAGCGGTGACGGCGACAGCGACCGTGACGACAAGAAACCGGCCAAGAAGGCCAAGATCGTCAAGGACCGCAAGCCCCGCAAGAAGCAGCCGGAG AGCAAGAAGGGGAAGGACCCCAACGCTCCCAAGCGCCCGATGTCGGCCTACATGCTCTGGCTGAATGCCAGCCGGGAGAAGATCAAGTCGGACCACCCTGGTATCAGCATCACCGATCTGTCCAAGAAGGCTGGGGAGCTCTGGAAGGCCATGTccaaggagaagaaggag gagtgGGATCGGAAGGCGGAAGATGCCAGGCGGGACTACGAGAAGGCCATGAAGGAATACAGTGTGGGCAGCAAGGCCGACAGCCACAGGGG GGAGAAgttgaagaagaagaagaagaagcaggagaagcaggTGAAGGGGAAAGGGGACAAGAAAGGTGCCACCTCCAAGTCCTCATCCTCCAAGTCCCCGGCTAAGGGCATGAGCGACAGCTTCAAGAGCAAGGAATTCGTATCCAGTGATGAGAGCTCCTCTGCAGAGAGCAAGAAGGAG GACTCAGAGGAcgagggagctgccagcccgCCCCCCAGCTCAGAGGACTCTGCTTCTGGCTCTGATTAG